From a region of the Pongo abelii isolate AG06213 chromosome 9, NHGRI_mPonAbe1-v2.0_pri, whole genome shotgun sequence genome:
- the MTA2 gene encoding metastasis-associated protein MTA2 isoform X1: MAANMYRVGDYVYFENSSSNPYLVRRIEELNKTANGNVEAKVVCLFRRRDISSSLNSLADSNAREFEEESKQPGVSEQQRHQLKHRELFLSRQFESLPATHIRGKCSVTLLNETDILSQYLEKEDCFFYSLVFDPVQKTLLADQGEIRVGCKYQAEIPDRLAEGESDHRNQQKMEMKVWDPDNPLTDRQIDQFLVVARAVGTFARALDCSSSIRQPSLHMSAAAASRDITLFHAMDTLQRNGYDLAKAMSTLVPQGGPVLCRDEMEEWSASEAMLFEEALEKYGKDFNDIRQDFLPWKSLASIVQFYYMWKTTDRYIQQKRLKAAEADSKLKQVYIPTYTKPNPNQIISVGSKPGMNGAGFQKGLTCESCHTTQSAQWYAWGPPNMQCRLCASCWIYWKKYGGLKTPTQLEGATRGTTEPHSRGHLSRPEAQSLSPYTTSANRAKLLAKNRQTFLLQTTKLTRLARRMCRDLLQPRRAARRPYAPINANAIKAECSIRLPKAAKTPLKIHPLVRLPLATIVKDLVAQAPLKPKTPRGTKTPINRNQLSQNRGLGSIMVKRAYETMAGAGVPFSANGRPLASGIRSSSQPAAKRQKLNPADAPNPVVFVATKDTRALRKALTHLEMRRAARRPNLPLKVKPTLIAVRPPVPLPAPSHPASTNEPIVLED, translated from the exons GGGAGTTTGAAGAGGAATCAAAGCAGCCAGGGGTGTCTGAGCAGCAGCGCCATCAACTGAAGCACCGGGAACTTTTTCTTTCTCGGCAATTTGAATCATTACCAGCCACCCACATACG GGGGAAATGCAGTGTGACCCTCTTGAATGAGACAGATATCTTGAGCCAGTACCTGGAAAAGGAG GACTGCTTTTTTTACTCACTGGTGTTTGACCCTGTGCAGAAGACACTTCTAGCTGATCAGGGAGAGATTAGAGTTGGTTGCAAATACCAAGCTGAGATCCCAGATCGCCTAGCAGAGG GAGAATCTGATCATCGGAACCAACAGAAGATGGAGATGAAGGTCTGGGACCCAGACAACCCTCTCACAGACCGGCAGATCGACCAGTTTCTCGTGGTGGCCCG AGCTGTGGGAACCTTTGCAAGAGCCCTAGATTGCAGCAGCTCCATTCGGCAGCCAAGCTTGCACATGAGTGCAGCTGCTGCCTCCCGAGATATCACCCTG TTTCATGCCATGGATACCTTGCAAAGGAACGGCTACGACCTGGCTAAGGCCATGTCGACCCTGGTACCCCAGGGAGGCCCGGTGCTGTGTCGGGATGAGATGGAGGAATGGTCAGCCTCAGAGGCCATGCTATTTGAGGAGGCCCTAGAGAAGTATGGGAAGGACTTCAATGATATTCGCCAGGATTTT CTACCCTGGAAGTCACTTGCCAGCATAGTCCAGTTTTATTACATGTGGAAAACCACAGACCGGTATATTCAGCAG AAAAGATTGAAAGCTGCTGAAGCAGACAGCAAACTGAAACAGGTCTACATCCCCACCTA CACTAAGCCAAACCCTAACCAGATCATTTCTGTGGGTTCAAAACCTGGCATGAATGGGGCTGGATTTCAGAAGGGCCTGACTTGTGAGAGTTGCCACA CCACGCAGTCTGCTCAGTGGTATGCCTGGGGCCCACCTAACATGCAGTGCCGCCTTTGTGCTTCCTGTTGGATCTACTGGAAGAAGTATGGGGGACTGAAGACCCCAACTCAGCTTGAGGGGGCCACTCGGGGCACCACG GAGCCACATTCAAGGGGTCATTTGTCCAGACCTGAAGCTCAAAGTCTCTCTCCTTACACAACCAGCGCCAACCGGGCCAAGCTACTGGCTAAGAACAGGCAAACTTTCCTGCTTCAGACCACAAAGCTGACCCGTCTTGCCAGACGCATGTGCAGGGACCTATTACAGCCAAGGAGGGCTGCCCGACGGCCTTATGCTCCTATCAATGCCAATGCCATCAAAGCAGAGT GCTCCATTCGACTTCCTAAGGCTGCCAAGACTCCATTGAAGATTCACCCTCTGGTGCGGCTGCCCCTGGCAACTATCGTCAAAGATCTGG tgGCCCAGGCACCCCTGAAACCAAAAACACCCCGGGGTACCAAGACCCCGATCAACAGAAACCAGCTGTCCCAGAACCGGGGACTGGGGAGCATTATGGTGAAACGGGCCTATGAGACT ATGGCAGGGGCAGGGGTTCCTTTCTCTGCCAATGGAAGGCCTCTGGCTTCAGGGATTCGTTCAAGCTCACAGCCAGCAGCCAAGCGTCAGAAACTAAACCCAGCTGATGCCCCCAATCCTGTGGTGTTTGTGGCCACAAAGGATACCAG GGCCCTACGGAAGGCTCTGACCCATCTGGAAATGCGGCGAGCTGCTCGCCGACCCAACTTGCCCCTGAAGGTGAAGCCAACGCTGATTGCAGTGCGGCCCCCTGTCCCTCTACCTGCACCCTCACATCCTGCCAGCACCAATGAGCCTATTGTCCTGGAGGACTGA
- the MTA2 gene encoding metastasis-associated protein MTA2 isoform X2, which yields MEMKVWDPDNPLTDRQIDQFLVVARAVGTFARALDCSSSIRQPSLHMSAAAASRDITLFHAMDTLQRNGYDLAKAMSTLVPQGGPVLCRDEMEEWSASEAMLFEEALEKYGKDFNDIRQDFLPWKSLASIVQFYYMWKTTDRYIQQKRLKAAEADSKLKQVYIPTYTKPNPNQIISVGSKPGMNGAGFQKGLTCESCHTTQSAQWYAWGPPNMQCRLCASCWIYWKKYGGLKTPTQLEGATRGTTEPHSRGHLSRPEAQSLSPYTTSANRAKLLAKNRQTFLLQTTKLTRLARRMCRDLLQPRRAARRPYAPINANAIKAECSIRLPKAAKTPLKIHPLVRLPLATIVKDLVAQAPLKPKTPRGTKTPINRNQLSQNRGLGSIMVKRAYETMAGAGVPFSANGRPLASGIRSSSQPAAKRQKLNPADAPNPVVFVATKDTRALRKALTHLEMRRAARRPNLPLKVKPTLIAVRPPVPLPAPSHPASTNEPIVLED from the exons ATGGAGATGAAGGTCTGGGACCCAGACAACCCTCTCACAGACCGGCAGATCGACCAGTTTCTCGTGGTGGCCCG AGCTGTGGGAACCTTTGCAAGAGCCCTAGATTGCAGCAGCTCCATTCGGCAGCCAAGCTTGCACATGAGTGCAGCTGCTGCCTCCCGAGATATCACCCTG TTTCATGCCATGGATACCTTGCAAAGGAACGGCTACGACCTGGCTAAGGCCATGTCGACCCTGGTACCCCAGGGAGGCCCGGTGCTGTGTCGGGATGAGATGGAGGAATGGTCAGCCTCAGAGGCCATGCTATTTGAGGAGGCCCTAGAGAAGTATGGGAAGGACTTCAATGATATTCGCCAGGATTTT CTACCCTGGAAGTCACTTGCCAGCATAGTCCAGTTTTATTACATGTGGAAAACCACAGACCGGTATATTCAGCAG AAAAGATTGAAAGCTGCTGAAGCAGACAGCAAACTGAAACAGGTCTACATCCCCACCTA CACTAAGCCAAACCCTAACCAGATCATTTCTGTGGGTTCAAAACCTGGCATGAATGGGGCTGGATTTCAGAAGGGCCTGACTTGTGAGAGTTGCCACA CCACGCAGTCTGCTCAGTGGTATGCCTGGGGCCCACCTAACATGCAGTGCCGCCTTTGTGCTTCCTGTTGGATCTACTGGAAGAAGTATGGGGGACTGAAGACCCCAACTCAGCTTGAGGGGGCCACTCGGGGCACCACG GAGCCACATTCAAGGGGTCATTTGTCCAGACCTGAAGCTCAAAGTCTCTCTCCTTACACAACCAGCGCCAACCGGGCCAAGCTACTGGCTAAGAACAGGCAAACTTTCCTGCTTCAGACCACAAAGCTGACCCGTCTTGCCAGACGCATGTGCAGGGACCTATTACAGCCAAGGAGGGCTGCCCGACGGCCTTATGCTCCTATCAATGCCAATGCCATCAAAGCAGAGT GCTCCATTCGACTTCCTAAGGCTGCCAAGACTCCATTGAAGATTCACCCTCTGGTGCGGCTGCCCCTGGCAACTATCGTCAAAGATCTGG tgGCCCAGGCACCCCTGAAACCAAAAACACCCCGGGGTACCAAGACCCCGATCAACAGAAACCAGCTGTCCCAGAACCGGGGACTGGGGAGCATTATGGTGAAACGGGCCTATGAGACT ATGGCAGGGGCAGGGGTTCCTTTCTCTGCCAATGGAAGGCCTCTGGCTTCAGGGATTCGTTCAAGCTCACAGCCAGCAGCCAAGCGTCAGAAACTAAACCCAGCTGATGCCCCCAATCCTGTGGTGTTTGTGGCCACAAAGGATACCAG GGCCCTACGGAAGGCTCTGACCCATCTGGAAATGCGGCGAGCTGCTCGCCGACCCAACTTGCCCCTGAAGGTGAAGCCAACGCTGATTGCAGTGCGGCCCCCTGTCCCTCTACCTGCACCCTCACATCCTGCCAGCACCAATGAGCCTATTGTCCTGGAGGACTGA